Part of the bacterium genome, ATGCTCGGACTCGCTTTCTTGATCTTCACGACCGTGGTTGTTTTCACGTCGGTTCTGAGATCCGGCCCGGTGACCGGCGACAAGATCGCCGGTGCGATCGCCGTCTATCTCTTACTGGGCCTGATCTGGGCGCTCCTCTACGGCCTTGTGGCAATTATCGATCCGGCGTCGTTTCGATTGCCGGCCGACCTGGTCTTCGATACGGGAATACCGGGTAGCGAGTACGCTTTCATCTATTACAGCTTCGTCACCTTGACGACACTCGGCTACGGCGAGATCTCACCGGCAAATCACTGGAGCCAGACGTTTGCCTGGATGGAGGCCGTCACCGGGCAACTGTTTTTGGCGATACTCATCGCTCGGATGGTCGGGCTGCACATTGCTCATCCGGGAGTTCTGAAGGAAACACGACGAACTGTTAGGAGGCTCGCGGAATGAGAATCACGAAAGCTGTTGTCGTGGTAGCCGTGGCGTTCGTCGCAATCGGCCTTTTGACTTCTACTGAGGCGGAGGCCAAGAAGAAGAAACAGCAGACGCTCTCGGGTTTTCTCGGCGACCACTCGGATCTCGAACCGAGTGCCGATAAGAAGGACCTTCTCGTGTATCGGAAGTCGGAAGGAGTACTGGAAAGGCTATCGCGAGTTCATTCTCGACCAGCCGCTGGTCTATTTCCACTCCGAGGCGAAAAAACGAGGGCATTGACCCGAACGACCTCAAGATGCTGTCGTAGCAACCAAAGAGCCCCGGCGCATGGGTGGCGTCATCAAGGGATCGAAAGAGTGGGGAGACGTCAAAGCCGCTTTCAAGTCGTGGGCGAAGAACTTCCGCAAGAAGCTCGACCAGGCGCATTCGGACTGACCTGACGGCCGGCGCGCGAAGCCACACCCGCGTCGTAGCGGTCGAGTTCACGGAAGTCGATCGTTACAACCACTTGCGGTTGTGTGTCTGAGGGGCCGGCCGCGTGCCTCTTGCGAGCGAGGCCCTGCGAGCGAGAAGAGCGCACCGGCGGCCTACTATCGGTTCGAATCACCGCGGAGAAACTTCGAGGGATTCCGGTCGACACGGAGTTCAACCGCTACAGAGCGCGGGTCGCACTCGCCCCGCCCCTACGCCTGCACGAAGCCGCGCGCGAACTCGATGAAGGCTTCGGCGTCGGCGAAGTTGGACGCGATTCCCAGAGACACGCGCACCGCGCCGCTGCCCTTGCCCTGAACGCAGTTTCTGAAGTCGTCGTAGCTCATGCGCTCGGGCGAGCTGCGAAAGCAGGCGGTGAGCTCGCTCTTTGAGATCTCGAGCGCCACCTCGCCCGCGCCCGGATTGCAGAAGCAACCGGTGCGAATCGAGATCTGCCGTTCGTTGGCTAGCTTCTGAACCTCGTCCTGGTCGATGATCTCGCCGTCGGCGTCGACGAGGTTGAGCGCCAGGGTCGCGCCGCGGCGCTCCAGGCAACCCGGTCCGTAGAGCCGGATCAGGCGCTTGCCGTTCGGGTGGCGCATCTCGAGCAGCCGATCGATCATCCAGCCGGCCAGGGGCTTCAGGCGTTTCTGGATTCGCTCGTAACCGAGCGAGTCGAGAAAATCGAGCCCCAGCTCGACCGCCGGGATGTTCGAGTAGTCGAGGGTGCCGTCTTCGAAGGCCTGCGCCCCTGGCGCCAGGTAGTGGCGGTCGGCCTTGACCGAGGCGACCGAGATCGTGCCACCGGCGAACCAGGGCCGGTGGAGTTTGTAGAGCGCCTGCCAGCGGGCAATGAGCGCTCCGACACCGGTCGGATGGCCGAACATCTTGTAGAACGACAGCGCTACATAGTCGGGATGCCACTGCCCCAGGTCCAGCCGGTTGGTCGGAACGAACGCGGCAGCGTCGAGGA contains:
- a CDS encoding two pore domain potassium channel family protein, giving the protein MFKRLLAPGKLLPLLISLVALFVLYPIMVELERVRFFRFGMVMVLILAVYSIGGSRWHLWAAALLGAPAGVAQIAAFAEPQGSAPLVATMLGLAFLIFTTVVVFTSVLRSGPVTGDKIAGAIAVYLLLGLIWALLYGLVAIIDPASFRLPADLVFDTGIPGSEYAFIYYSFVTLTTLGYGEISPANHWSQTFAWMEAVTGQLFLAILIARMVGLHIAHPGVLKETRRTVRRLAE
- a CDS encoding aminotransferase class V-fold PLP-dependent enzyme, with translation MESQVKSPPSGQSATTGSSTSGGSDRGAFERFLEDNPGYRDTVVFDELRAREFARLDRQRHVYLDYTGGGLYSEAQVRQHSDFLLSHVLGNPHSSNPSSLDTTDRVERCRRRILDFFNASPDEYGVIFTANASHALKLVGESYPFEAGDQFLLTFDNHNSVNGIREFDRAHGARTTYIPIVPPDMQVDEGRIDDYLDRARPGGHNLFAFPAQSNFSGVLHPLEWIEKAQERGWDVLLDAAAFVPTNRLDLGQWHPDYVALSFYKMFGHPTGVGALIARWQALYKLHRPWFAGGTISVASVKADRHYLAPGAQAFEDGTLDYSNIPAVELGLDFLDSLGYERIQKRLKPLAGWMIDRLLEMRHPNGKRLIRLYGPGCLERRGATLALNLVDADGEIIDQDEVQKLANERQISIRTGCFCNPGAGEVALEISKSELTACFRSSPERMSYDDFRNCVQGKGSGAVRVSLGIASNFADAEAFIEFARGFVQA